The following DNA comes from Winogradskyella sp. PG-2.
TATCAAAAGAGGATAAGTATTCATTAACGTATGCCAATTCTAACATAAGTCCTTCTTCTTCAGAAAATGGTAGTATTGCCAATGTAGCTGTCTTACCTAAAGTGGTAATACAATGTTCGCTAATTTGATCTAAAACCCTAAAAAACTCTAGGTCTTCTAAGGTTTTCTTATGTATACTTATCATTAGTTATTGGTAAATTGAAGTTGCAAATTTAGGGTAATTGTGTTTATATGCCTAATGCCTTTATTTATTGTGTTTATTCTTATTTTTGATAAAAAATTAATGGATATAGATATTCATCATAGTTGGAAACCTTATTTACAGTCAGAAATTGAAAAGCCATATTTTAATGACTTAACCGAATTTGTAAAGATGGAGTATGCATCTTTTAAATGTTTCCCAAAATGGCCAGATATTTTTAATGCCTTTAATTATTCTCATTTTGATGACACAAAAGTAGTTATCATAGGCCAAGATCCTTATCATGGAGTTGGTCAAGCAAATGGGTTATGTTTTTCTATTAATGATGGAGTCTCACATCCTCCTTCATTAATAAATATCTTTAAAGAGATTGAACAGGACTTGGGAATTCCCTATCCTAAAACAGGCAACTTAATGCCTTGGGCGAACCAAGGTATACTGCTTTTAAATGCTACGCTTACAGTAAGAGCCCACAATGCTGGAAGTCATCAAAAGAAAGGTTGGGAGCGATTTACCGACTCCATAATTAAGGCTATAAGTGAAGAGAAAACAAATGTAGTCTTTTTACTTTGGGGTGGATTTGCAAAAAAGAAAAAGAAGCTAATTAACACAACTAAACACTTTGTTTTAGAAACTGGTCATCCATCTCCATTAAGTGCTAATAGAGGGTGTTGGTTTGGTCATAAACATTTTAGTAAAACTAACTCCCTGTTGCGGCAAGTTGGCGAGTCTGCAATGGAGTGGAAACTGTAGTTGGCTTGTTATTTCGTATAACACGAGGTTTTCTTTCCTCAACAATTTTAGATGTTTTATTACAGCTAAAAAATAAGAGTAAAAAATTAAACGCAACTAAGAAAGACAAAATCAGAATAATAGTTAATAGCATATAATCTGTAAATTATATCATAAGTATAGCATACTTACTTACTCAAATGTAACGAAATTTTTGATATACTGAAAGTTGTCGATGAAAATATGATTACGCAAAATACATTATGTCTTACGTATATTCAGTTTTTATCGATAATTATTGATTTTTAACGATGTTTTAAGTCAATCTATATTAGCAAATAATAGTATATTTTACAATAATTTGTTAATAAAGTAATATGTTTTTAACTTAAAATGAGCCTTCTAATGGATGAATTAAATCCAGGTAATCTACTTTTTTAGGGATAATTTTTAAATTGAAGAGTTGATTCTGAACATTAGTAATAGTCTTTTCATCTATGAGTTCTTGTGACCATGAAGTTAGAGAAAGCCATTCTTTGACATCTTCTAATTCTTGTTCGTATCGATTTGCAATTGTTTTATCAATTGAGGGAATTGCTTTAAAATCTGTTGTTGTGTTATTTATAATATTTAAAATCGTTTTTAAATCATCTTTATTATTATCTATAAATTCTTCCCTAACGGCAATGACAAAACAAGGCCAAGGAGAAGGGCAATTATCTATTCTTCTAAAAATACCATCATCTACTAAAGGCTTTGTAGTAAACTTTTCCCACATAAAATAATCAGCATCACCCTCAGTAAGTCCTTTTACTGCTCCATCTAAGTTTTTAATCACTTCAAAATTTAGATCTTTTTTTAAGTCCCAGTCATTATTTTTTGCATTAATGTAAGCCATTAGGTGAGAACCAGATCCATATCTGCTAATAGCAGCTCTAGTGCCTTTAATATCTTTAATAGTTTTAAACTTTGAGTCTGCAGCAACGTGAATTCCCCAAATTAGAGGTGTTTCTACAAACGTTTGTACAATTTTTGAAGGGTTACCAGCTATAATGTCTTTTATGATACCCTCGGTAAGAATAACAGCAATATCAATATCACCAGACCGTAACCCTTTGCACATGGCACCTGTACCACCATAATAATCGTGCCATCTAAGATTTATATCTTCAGCTTTATATTCACCATTTTTAAGGGTTAAGTACCATGCTAAGTTAAAGTGTTCAGGTACACCTCCTATATTTACTTTTTTCATTTATGCTGAACTTAATACAGTAACTTAATTAAATATTGACAATACGCTCTAATGCATACTTTATTAGTATTTCTACAGTTTTCTTAGGATCTTTACTGAAATCACCATTAGCTCTGTTTGCTATAATTGCATTTAAAGATAATGCCTCATGTCCTAGTAATTTTGAAAGCCCATATATTACAGAGGTTTCCATTTCAAAGTTTGTAATTCTAAAATCTTTATAACTAAAAGAGTCTAACTTATTGTTTAGTCCAGCATCTTGAAGTGGAAGCCTTAATACTCGTCCTTGAGGACCATAAAAACCTCCAGCTGTACCTGTCATACCTTTATATACAGAATCGCTTTCAAAGTACTTTTCTAAGTATTTACTATTATTTATAATAATTGGTCTCGCTTTATTTTTGTCCCAATCTGTGTGCTTAATAAATGCATCTTCAATTTCTGGGTTGCTAATACCATCTATTTGATAAAAATGTAGCATGCCATTAACATCCAGAGCATGAGTACTTATTAAAAACGCGTCAACCGGAATATCTGCTTGTAATGAGCCAGAGGTTCCAATTCTAATAATATTAAGGCTTGATAATTCCGTTTTTGGTCGTCGAGTTTTTAAATCAATGTTTACTAATGCATCAAGCTCATTAAGTACAATGTCGATGTTGTCTGGACCAATTCCTGTGGATAAAACCGTAATTCTTCGATCCTTATAATATCCTGTTTGTGTTTTAAATTCTCGTTTTTGAGTACTAAATTCAATACTATCAAAGTGCTTGGTGATTTTCTCTACACGATCTTGGTCACCAACAAAGATAATTGTATCCGAAATATCTTCGGGTTTTAGATTTAAGTGATAAACACTTCCATCTGGGTTTAAGATTAACTCAGAGTCTTTAATTGCCATTTATAATGGTTTTTACAAGTTTGTTCTGTTCTACACTAAATTGAAATTCTAAACGCTCAACACCACCATAGGTCATATCATTACCCATTTCGGTGGCAAAATTATGCTGTCTTAATAAGGCTTCATGCCCTTTTCTATTAAGCTTAATATCTTTATCTGTAACATCCAAAAATATGGAAAGCTTATCGATAATACGTTTCATTTGAGTATCACCAAACCCATAATAACCTTGATAATTAAGACTATAGCCCAATAGATGATGATGCGAATTGATTTGATTATCTCTTACCAATCTAAGGATATTATCTTCTAAAACACTTAGTCCACTTTTTTGATGAGGAAAGCGTTTTAAATGTGCCTTTAAGCAATTAGTCATATATTTAAAGCTAGATGGTCTGACAATATATGGCTTAAGAATATTATGATCTGTACCGCAATAGGTTCTCCATAAAGCTATACATAGATCAATATCTTCTTGTGTTAATAGAATTTTATTATTGTAATGCGATTTTAATTGTTCAGGGTTTAATTCGCCCAGGCCTTTTAAATTTTTTTCACCCTCTACACGTCCACTGCAAATAAGATATAAAGGCTTGTTAATTTTCTTTTGGTGTAATAGATTAATAACACCTATGAGATTGATGTGACAGAATAAATCATATTCAAACCATAAGTTAATTTCTGAATAGTCCTCAGCAGAATCTAATTTAGATAACTCACTTTTAAGTTCATCAGTATTCACTTCAATATCGTAACTAGATTTAAGAAATTCTGTTCTTAGTTCAAAAAATTCATCAGAAGCTATGGCGGGAATTGTTGGTCCTTCGCACAACATTTCTTGCCACGTTAAAATATCATCTGTAAAATCTAATTCTAGCAAATAATCTGTTAAGGCATTACCATTTGTAATGTGTAGAATATTTTTACCCATAAATTAACCTCCGACGCGTTTAACATTAAATCCTTTTTCCTTTAGCATTTCCATGATCTTATCTCTGTAATCTCCTTGAATTATAATTTTATCATCTTTAAAACCACCACCAACACTCAGTTTAGTTTTAAGTTCTTTGGCTAATTTTTTGAAATCTTCTTTTGCACCTGTGTATCCTTCGAGAATAGTAATTGGTTTTCCTTTTCGTTTTTCGTACTTACAAAGTATTGGATCGTCTTGTAACCAAATACTATTTTTAGTATTATCAGAGTCGTCCTTAGGCTCAGGAGTGTGATCTGGGAATAAATTTTTTAGTTGATCTTGTAAATCCATTATTTTTTAATCAACCCAAGCTCAATTAAGCGTTCGTTTAAAAACTCACCTGCAGTAATATCATCAAATTGTTTTGGGTTTTTATCATCAATACAGCTTTCTAATACATTCAGTTTCATTTCGCTAATAGGATGCATAAAAAACGGAATAGAATAACGAGAAGTTCCCCAAAGTTCACGAGGTGGGTTTATAACTCTGTGTATAGTTGATTTTAACTTGTTGTTTGAGTGTCTAGATAACATGTCACCTACATTAATCATTAACTCATCTGGCTCAGCAATAGCATCAATCCATTCTCCGTCATTGCGCTGTACTTGTAAGCCACGCCCTTGTGCTCCCATAAGAAGTGTTATTAAGTTGATATCTCCATGAGCTGCGGCTCTCACTGCATTTTTTGGTTCTTGTGTAATTGGTGGATAGTGAATTGGTCTTAAAATTGAATTTCCATTATGAATATAATTATCAAAATAGGTTTCTTCTAAGTCCAAAAATAAAGCTAAAGCACGTAAGACATACTTAGCTGTTTTTTCTAACATAGCATAAGTTTCTTTACCAGTCTTATTAAATTCAGGAAGCTCTTTAACTTCTACATTTTCCGGATATTCCTTTCTGCGTTCTTCATCGTCTTCTACATACTGACCAAAATGCCAAAACTCTTTTAAATCTCCTTCCTTTTTACCTTTAGCACTTTCTTTACCAAAAGATATATAACCACGTTGTCCTCCAATACCAGGAATCTCATAGCTTTCTTTTGTTTCTATCGGTAAGTTGAAAAAGTTTTTTACCTCACCATATAAACTATCTACTAATTCATCGTCTAAAAAGTGACCTTTTAAAGCGACAAAACCAATATCTTGGTATGCTTTTCCTATTTCATCTATGAACTTTTGTTTTCTATTTGGATCACCAGAAATGAAATCCTTTAAATCTACGCTAGGTATTCTATCCATCGGAATTTTATTTTAAATATTTGTCAATATACAAATCTAAAGAAAATAGTGCTAAAATATTAGTCCAGAATTATTGATATTTTGAAGTTATTGATACAATATTGAGTCAAATTTATTTACATTTGAAGTAATACTGAAACACGAACTTATGCCTACCATAACGAAAAGCAACATTGATTACGATAAGCGTAATCTTAGTGATAAAGCTTTATTGAAGCTTTATTATAATATGTTGAAACCTCGATTAATTGAGGAAAAAATGCTTATTCTTTTACGTCAAGGTAAGATTTCAAAATGGTTTTCTGGAATTGGCCAAGAAGCTATTTCTGTAGGAGTTGCTATGGCTTTAAAGCCAAGTGAGTATATTCTGCCAATGCATAGAAATCTTGGAGTTTTCACAACACGTGGTATTCCATTGCACCGTTTGTTTTGTCAATGGCAAGGAAAAGCGAGTGGTTTCACAAAAGGTAGAGATCGTTCATTTCATTTTGGCACCCAAGAGTATAATATTGTGGGTATGATATCACATTTAGGGCCACAATTGGGTGTAGCAGATGGTATTGCTTTAGGAAACTTGTTGAAAAAAAACGGAAAGGTAACAGTAGTATTTACTGGTGAAGGAGGAACAAGTGAGGGTGATTTTCATGAAGCTTTAAATGTGGCTTCTGTATGGCAATTACCTGTTATTTTCTGCATTGAAAATAATGGCTATGGATTATCAACACCAACCAGTGAGCAATATCGATGTAAGAATCTAGCAGATAGAGGTAAGGGTTATGGTATGGAATCTTTTATACTAGATGGTAATAATGTTATTGAAACTTATACTAAAGTTAAAAAACTGGTAGAAAGCGTTAGAAAACGACCTAGACCAATTTTAATTGAGTTTAAAACCTTTAGACGTCGTGGACATGAAGAAGCAAGTGGTACTAAATATGTGCCTAAGAAGCTGATGCAAGAATGGGAAGCTAAAGATCCGATTGAAAACTTTAGAAGTTATTTATTTAGCAAAAAAATTCTAACACAAGAAATTGAAGAAACCTATACTAACGAAATTAAAGCAGATATTGATACCTCACTAGAATCTGCGTATGCTGAAGACGATATAGTCCCTAGTAAAACTAATGAATTAAATGATGTATACAAATTGTTTGATTATAAAGACATTAAGCCAAATAAAGATGTTAAAGAACTTCGTTTGATTGATGCTATTTCTGAAGGCTTAAAACAGTCTATGGAAAAACACAAAGACTTAGTAATTATGGGACAAGACATTGCTGAATATGGTGGTGTTTTTAAAATTACTGAAGGTTTTGTAAATCAATTTGGAAAAGATAGAGTTCGTAATACTCCGATTTGTGAATCTGCTATTATTGAAGCCGGAATGGGCTTATCTATTGCAGGTATGAAAGCGGTTGTAGAAATGCAATTTGCTGACTTTGCAACCTCGGGTTTTAATCCTATAGTTAACTATTTAGCAAAATCTCATTATAGATGGGGGCAACAAGCAGATGTCGTTATTAGAATGCCTTGTGGTGGTGGAGTAGCTGCTGGACCATTTCACTCACAAACTAATGAAGCTTGGTTTACTAAAACACCTGGCTTAAAAGTAATTTACCCTGCTTTTCCTTATGATGCTAAAGGTTTGTTAGCTACAGCTGTTAATGATCCAAATCCTGTGCTATTCTTTGAACATAAAGCATTATATAGAAGTATACGACAAGAAGTGCCAACAGATTATTACACCTTGCCATTTGGTAAAGCTTCAATTTTAAGAGAAGGGGAAGCCGTAACAATTATAACTTATGGTGCTGGCGTAAATTGGGCTTTAGAAACCTTAGAAAATAACTCAGATATTTCTGCGGACTTAATTGATTTAAGATCATTACAACCTTTAGATAAAGAAGCTATTCTAAACTCAGTTAAAAAAACAGGAAGAGCAATTATTCTTCAAGAAGATTCTCTATTTGGTGGTATTGCTAGTGATATTTCAGCAATGCTTATGGAAGAATGTTTTGAATATTTAGATGCACCTGTAAAGCGTGTAGCTAGCATGGAAACACCTATTCCATTTCTTGGCAATTTAGAAGACCAGTATATGGCGAAAGGTAAGTTTGAAGGGGTTTTGAAAGAATTGTTAGATTATTGAAATTATCGTTGTTTAATTTTACTTTTCAATTTTATCATAATTTTTCAATACTTTCAGTGACCACAATGTTTGAATGCCTGCCCATTCTAATTTTGTTCCTTCACTAATTCCATACCAAGTATCCCAACGTCCGTCATTTTTTTGTCTATTGATTAATTCTGCTAAATCAGCTTCAATAGTCTCTTTAGCAAATAGAGAATAAAGAATGCTTTCCGAAGAAGGAGCATAATTTAAACTATGCGGTTTTTCGTAAAGGCTCCAACCATCATCTGATTTATCATTACAAAGGACTCCATCAGCTAAGATCCATTTCTTTAAGTCGCTAATTACTTTTTTTGCTTTATCCTGACTTGTAGTATGTTTCAAGAACATTAGCCATCTAGGTATGCATAGATAACAAAAAACATGTTTTTCTTTTATTCGATCAAATTCATTCCAAACAAATTGTTCAGCATTCGTCATCCATGGAATATCTACATTATATTTTTCTAAAATGCCCAATAGCGGTGCTGTAGTGCTCAAAGCTGCCCATTCTTTTACTGTTTTAAAATGTTCTTCACACGGATAATCACTTTTAGGTCTTAACATCCATGGTATTCCTCCTTTTTCAGTAGTTACACTTTCAAAGTAAGGCATAAAATCTTTTTGTATTAACTCGGCACTCAAATAGCCAACTTCATCCAAGATTTCAAGAGCCATTATGCTAAATAGTGGTTGACTTTCTGGTGAAGCTGTGTCTGGTTCCATTCCATGACCAAAACCTCCGTCTGAATTTCGGTAAGCATAAACGGAATGAAATACACCTTCATTATTGCCATTTTCAAAATAGAATTCAAATAAACGTCTTTCTATCATTCTCGCATTAGACAAAATAAAGTCTTTTGCTTGTAGATAGTTGCTTTTAGATAGTTTCATTTTGGTTTTTCATGATAGTTAAAATGACTTAAAAGTTAATAGAAAAAATACTAGAACAAAGTACTAATACAGTGTAAATATATTTACTTTAATCGAATAAATATGCATATAGTCGATTTGTAATAGTACTAGTTTGATAATTCTTTTCGACCATGTTTAAAAATATTACATTTAAAAAAAATATCTATTAACTATGAAAAATACTTTACTTTTTGCTTTTATTTTTATGTTCTCACTGTGCTTTGCGCAAGAGATTCCAGAAGATGTTAAGCCACCTAGTTGGAACTTAGACAACTTATCAAATGTAATTCCTTTTAAACTCGCTCCTTTTAATTTAAAAAACCTTCAAGATGAAGATGAAATAAATGATAAAGACCAATCAAAACCATGGAGATTTGGGCACGATATCTATGTAGATCACAGTTTTAATGATGTTGGTGAATGGACAACCTTAGAAAATGGAGATCGTATCTGGAGAATGTCTTATAAATCTAAAAATGCTCATACTATAAACTTTATGTTCGATGTTTTTAGAATACCTGTTGGCGCTAAACTTTATGTATATAATAACGAAAAAACAGACATATTAAGACCTTTTACACATCATAATAATAATCCAGAGGAAATATTGGGAACTTGGTTAGTTGAGGGTGATCAAGCTTGGATTGAATATTATCAGCCGGCACATGTAACTGATAAAGCAAAGATTGTTGTTGGTTCTGTAGTTCATGGTTATCGTACTGCAGAAACTTACCAAAAAGGATTAAATGATTCCGGTGCTTGTAACCAAGATGTAGACTGTGATATTACACCAAGTGGTGCAGATCCTTTTGATTTAGATACCGTAAAAGAAAATGTAAAAAAGGCAAATGCTATGATGGTGACTGGATCTAATGGTTTTTGTTCGGGTACGCTTATTAATAATTCAAATAATGATGGTACACCATATTTTATGACTGCTAATCACTGTGGTGGTGGTGAGGCAGGCTGGGCTTTTAGATTTAATTGGAGAAGTCCAAACCCATCATGTTCAACTAATGTTAATAGTACTAATGGTACTTTTAACCAAACAGTAAGTGGAGCAATTTTGAGAGCCAATAGTTCAGAATCTGACATGGAGTTAGTGGAAATTACTGATACTAGTTTTTTTAGTAATAACTCAGATCTTGTTTGGGCAGGTTGGAATAGATCTACAACGGATCTTCCTGCTCTTAATTTCGGTATTCATCATCCAAATGGGGACATTCAAAAAACATGTAGAGATGATGAAGGTGCTACAAGAGTTGTGTCTCCATTTAATGGAAATTCTACTGCAAAAATGTGGTTGATAGACGATTGGGATTTAGGTGTCACTTCTCAGGGATCTTCAGGATCTGCCTTATATAATGAAACAGGCCACCTAATAGGAGTGTTGTCTGGTGGCGGTGCTCAGTGTTCTGGAACAGTTGACAATGGCTTATCAGATATTTATGGCCGATTTGGGGTTGCATGGGACTTTGGAAGCACACAAGCAAGTAGACTTAAAGAATGGTTAGACCCTTCAAATTCTGGAGTCAATGTATTGGATCAATATCCACCATTAGAGACTTTTGGTCTAGATGCTCGTGTTAGTGCAGGTTCTGGTAATGATTCAGAAATATGTAATGAAGCCTTTTCTCCTGAAGTGACGCTTATAAATCCAGGAAACTTAACGTTATCATCGGCAGATGTAACATACTATATTGATTCAGAATCTAGTACTACTGTTAATTGGTCAGGTTTGTTAACAAGCGGTGGAAGTGTAGTTGTAGCAACACCAACATTTAGTAACCTCAGTTCTGGAGATCATACATTTACTATTAGTGTGAACAATCCCAACGCTGGTTCTGACGAAAACACATCAAATGATAATTTTGTTTTCAATTTTAATGTGTCACCTTCTTATTCAACTTCTGAAATTGTATTTAACATTTTGACAGATAATTATGGATCTGAAACGACCTGGGAATTGAGAAATAGTTTAGGTGCAATAGTTAGTAGTGGACCTTCAACGCCTTATGCTAATGCTACTACATATCAAGAAACAATAACAATACCTAGTTTTAACGAATGTTACACTTTTACTATTTCTGATTCAGCGGATGATGGAATTTGTTGCGGTTATGGTATTGGTAATTATAATATTGAAGATGCTAATGGTAACGTAATCATTAATTCTAGTGGTAATTTTGGTACTTCAGAATCCATATTGTTTAAAGCTCAAGATCCATTAAGTTTAAATGAATTTGGTTTAGATGATTTAGTTAATATATTTCCTAATCCTGTAAAAGATAATCTGGGTATTGTTTTAACCAGTATTAGTGAAAATGTTAAGTACCAAATTTTTAATACACTTGGTCAAAATATTGCAAATGGAAATTTAGAAGGAAATATGATGCATAATATTAATATGTCTCAATATTTAAGTGGAATTTATTTTATTAAGTTAAGTACTTCTTCTAGTACTATAACTAAAAAGGTCATTAAGAAGTAGATTTCTTATTACATACAACTAAAAAAGTCAGTTTTTCTATTATAAAACTGACTTTTTGCATTTAATAACGAATGTGATTAGCATTTGAATCATATTACATTTTAATATTTTCTAAGTCATCATCTAAGCTATTGGATGTATCGACTATTTTTGATAAAGTTCTCATAATTGATTTGATTTTTTTGATTGATGAAATGTTATATTACCTATAACGTCTTTTGCAGTTCCAAGTATAACTTTTTGTGTCTGTCGATGTACTTGATAATTGGTTGCTGTTTAAAGTTCTCATAATTGTTTGATTTTTTGATTGATGAAATGTTATATTACCTATAACGTCTTTTGCTGTTCCAAGTAAAACCTTTTGTTTCTGTAGATGTATTTGATAATTGATTGTTGTTTAAAGTTCTCATGTTTTTTCGTTTTTTAATTGATTTATACTTTATAGACGACATTAAATATAAAATGTTACAGTACTTTGTATAACATAGTATTGATTTAACAATTTTTAACTAAAAATGTATCTTTATACTTATGAAGAAACCTATATGTTGTATTTTATTTATAGCCATACTAATATTTTCTTGCAAGAAAGAAGTGGAGAAGGTGTGCTATAATAAGATATTTCAGGTTACTGCGACTGCCTATAATTCTTTAGCATACCAAACGAGCTCTAATCCGCATATTACGGCTTTTGGTGATAGCTTAAAACCAGGGATGCGATATATAGCTGTATCAAGAGATTTATTAGATTCTGGATTAGTGCATAATACCAAAGTGAAGCTTGATGGTTTTGATAGTCTATATATCGTTAAGGATAAAATGAATAGACGTTGGAGAAAACGTATCGATATTTATATGGGTATTGATGTGAAGAAAGCAAAGCAATGGGGAAAAAGGAAGGTCAACATAGAATATTGCACCCCTTTGAAAGACTCAATTAGTCATTAGTGCGTTTTACTGGTACCTCAGAAACTATGAAAGGATATACTTTTTTAACTACTTCTAATTCTTGTTTAGTCAATGCAATTGGTGTTTTGTTAAACTTTAATTTAGTGTAACGCGCTCTTAAATCGTAATATGCTTTTGAAATTTCATTTTGAACTTCAATAAATAAACTATATTTAGTTAGAGCATCATGGCTAAGTGAGATTACAGCATCTTTTGGGTGATCTGAAGATTCACTAGATTGTTCCCCTTCACAATAATCACAAGCTGATTTACCATCGTTCTCAACAAATGATTTCACTAGCTGTTCTACTTCAGATAGTTCAACAATGTCGTCATTGATCATAATTTTTTGGTTTGCATTTAAAGCAATTTTTAAAATATTACGTTCAGGAATATTCTCTTCACAATTATCAGTTTGACAAATACAGGGCAGTTTGCGTATCATGCCTTTATCAGCTGAAATGGTCGTTGTTACTAAAAAGAAAATGAGTAACAAAAAGGCAATGTCTGCCATAGATCCTGCATTGACCGTCGCAGAATGTCTTCTAAATTATTTCTTAATATATTATTTAAATGTTAATGATTTAGAAGTCACAATAACGATACCAATGTTGTTAAATGTTGTTAACAATTTATTTTAAAACCCATACAATGTCCTATTTTTGCAAAATTAATGTCTTGCTAAACTAATTTTATGTCTACAGAAATAGGAACAATATCACAAAATGCCACTGAGAAAAGTCTTTATGATTATCAAATTAAAGATCTCAATCGCATTTTTGATGTTATGCGAGACGAGCCTGACAATTTTAATCTCTTATATCAATTACCAACTGGTGGTGGTAAAACAGTAATCTTTTCTGAAATTGTTAGACGTTATATAGAGCAACATAAAAAGAAAGTCGTTATTCTTACACACAGAATAGAATTGTGCAAGCAAACTTCTACAGTGCTCTCTGGTTTTAACGTAAAAAATAAAGTTATAAATAGTAAAGTGAAAACTTTACCAGACCAAGATGAATACGAATGCTTCGTAGCCATGGTAGAGACTTTAAATAATCGATTATC
Coding sequences within:
- a CDS encoding substrate-binding domain-containing protein is translated as MKKVNIGGVPEHFNLAWYLTLKNGEYKAEDINLRWHDYYGGTGAMCKGLRSGDIDIAVILTEGIIKDIIAGNPSKIVQTFVETPLIWGIHVAADSKFKTIKDIKGTRAAISRYGSGSHLMAYINAKNNDWDLKKDLNFEVIKNLDGAVKGLTEGDADYFMWEKFTTKPLVDDGIFRRIDNCPSPWPCFVIAVREEFIDNNKDDLKTILNIINNTTTDFKAIPSIDKTIANRYEQELEDVKEWLSLTSWSQELIDEKTITNVQNQLFNLKIIPKKVDYLDLIHPLEGSF
- a CDS encoding uracil-DNA glycosylase, whose product is MDIDIHHSWKPYLQSEIEKPYFNDLTEFVKMEYASFKCFPKWPDIFNAFNYSHFDDTKVVIIGQDPYHGVGQANGLCFSINDGVSHPPSLINIFKEIEQDLGIPYPKTGNLMPWANQGILLLNATLTVRAHNAGSHQKKGWERFTDSIIKAISEEKTNVVFLLWGGFAKKKKKLINTTKHFVLETGHPSPLSANRGCWFGHKHFSKTNSLLRQVGESAMEWKL
- a CDS encoding translation initiation factor, whose translation is MDLQDQLKNLFPDHTPEPKDDSDNTKNSIWLQDDPILCKYEKRKGKPITILEGYTGAKEDFKKLAKELKTKLSVGGGFKDDKIIIQGDYRDKIMEMLKEKGFNVKRVGG
- a CDS encoding T9SS type A sorting domain-containing protein; amino-acid sequence: MKNTLLFAFIFMFSLCFAQEIPEDVKPPSWNLDNLSNVIPFKLAPFNLKNLQDEDEINDKDQSKPWRFGHDIYVDHSFNDVGEWTTLENGDRIWRMSYKSKNAHTINFMFDVFRIPVGAKLYVYNNEKTDILRPFTHHNNNPEEILGTWLVEGDQAWIEYYQPAHVTDKAKIVVGSVVHGYRTAETYQKGLNDSGACNQDVDCDITPSGADPFDLDTVKENVKKANAMMVTGSNGFCSGTLINNSNNDGTPYFMTANHCGGGEAGWAFRFNWRSPNPSCSTNVNSTNGTFNQTVSGAILRANSSESDMELVEITDTSFFSNNSDLVWAGWNRSTTDLPALNFGIHHPNGDIQKTCRDDEGATRVVSPFNGNSTAKMWLIDDWDLGVTSQGSSGSALYNETGHLIGVLSGGGAQCSGTVDNGLSDIYGRFGVAWDFGSTQASRLKEWLDPSNSGVNVLDQYPPLETFGLDARVSAGSGNDSEICNEAFSPEVTLINPGNLTLSSADVTYYIDSESSTTVNWSGLLTSGGSVVVATPTFSNLSSGDHTFTISVNNPNAGSDENTSNDNFVFNFNVSPSYSTSEIVFNILTDNYGSETTWELRNSLGAIVSSGPSTPYANATTYQETITIPSFNECYTFTISDSADDGICCGYGIGNYNIEDANGNVIINSSGNFGTSESILFKAQDPLSLNEFGLDDLVNIFPNPVKDNLGIVLTSISENVKYQIFNTLGQNIANGNLEGNMMHNINMSQYLSGIYFIKLSTSSSTITKKVIKK
- a CDS encoding thiamine pyrophosphate-dependent enzyme, whose product is MPTITKSNIDYDKRNLSDKALLKLYYNMLKPRLIEEKMLILLRQGKISKWFSGIGQEAISVGVAMALKPSEYILPMHRNLGVFTTRGIPLHRLFCQWQGKASGFTKGRDRSFHFGTQEYNIVGMISHLGPQLGVADGIALGNLLKKNGKVTVVFTGEGGTSEGDFHEALNVASVWQLPVIFCIENNGYGLSTPTSEQYRCKNLADRGKGYGMESFILDGNNVIETYTKVKKLVESVRKRPRPILIEFKTFRRRGHEEASGTKYVPKKLMQEWEAKDPIENFRSYLFSKKILTQEIEETYTNEIKADIDTSLESAYAEDDIVPSKTNELNDVYKLFDYKDIKPNKDVKELRLIDAISEGLKQSMEKHKDLVIMGQDIAEYGGVFKITEGFVNQFGKDRVRNTPICESAIIEAGMGLSIAGMKAVVEMQFADFATSGFNPIVNYLAKSHYRWGQQADVVIRMPCGGGVAAGPFHSQTNEAWFTKTPGLKVIYPAFPYDAKGLLATAVNDPNPVLFFEHKALYRSIRQEVPTDYYTLPFGKASILREGEAVTIITYGAGVNWALETLENNSDISADLIDLRSLQPLDKEAILNSVKKTGRAIILQEDSLFGGIASDISAMLMEECFEYLDAPVKRVASMETPIPFLGNLEDQYMAKGKFEGVLKELLDY
- a CDS encoding nucleoside phosphorylase; amino-acid sequence: MAIKDSELILNPDGSVYHLNLKPEDISDTIIFVGDQDRVEKITKHFDSIEFSTQKREFKTQTGYYKDRRITVLSTGIGPDNIDIVLNELDALVNIDLKTRRPKTELSSLNIIRIGTSGSLQADIPVDAFLISTHALDVNGMLHFYQIDGISNPEIEDAFIKHTDWDKNKARPIIINNSKYLEKYFESDSVYKGMTGTAGGFYGPQGRVLRLPLQDAGLNNKLDSFSYKDFRITNFEMETSVIYGLSKLLGHEALSLNAIIANRANGDFSKDPKKTVEILIKYALERIVNI
- a CDS encoding isopenicillin N synthase family dioxygenase gives rise to the protein MDRIPSVDLKDFISGDPNRKQKFIDEIGKAYQDIGFVALKGHFLDDELVDSLYGEVKNFFNLPIETKESYEIPGIGGQRGYISFGKESAKGKKEGDLKEFWHFGQYVEDDEERRKEYPENVEVKELPEFNKTGKETYAMLEKTAKYVLRALALFLDLEETYFDNYIHNGNSILRPIHYPPITQEPKNAVRAAAHGDINLITLLMGAQGRGLQVQRNDGEWIDAIAEPDELMINVGDMLSRHSNNKLKSTIHRVINPPRELWGTSRYSIPFFMHPISEMKLNVLESCIDDKNPKQFDDITAGEFLNERLIELGLIKK